A window of Thermoanaerobaculia bacterium genomic DNA:
GCCGGTTCGCGATAGAGCTCGTGCGGCGTCCCGAGCTGTTCGAGTCGGCCGCCCTGGAGGAGCGCCACGCGGTCGCCGAGATCGAACGCCTCCTCCTGCTCGTGAGTCACGAGGAGGGTCGTGATGCCGATCCGCCGCAAGGTCGCCGAGAGCTCGCGCCGGGTCCGTTCGCGCAGGGTCGGGTCGAGGTTCGAGAGCGGCTCGTCGAGGAGCAGGACGCGCGGTTCGGGCGCCAGGGCCCGCGCGAGGGCCACGCGCTGCTGCTGCCCGCCCGAGATCTCGGAGATCCGCCGGCGCTCGAACCCCACGAGGTCGACGCTCGCGAGTGCCACTGCGACGCGCTCCTCTACCTGGGCCTTCGGGAACCTGCGGGCTTCGAGCCCGAACGCCACGTTCTCGCCCACCGAGAGATGCGGAAAGAGGGCGTAGTGCTGGAAGACCATGCCGAAATCGCGCTTGGCCGGCGACAGGTTCTCGATCCGTTGTGCGCCGACGCGGATCGAGCCGCGATCGGCCGTCTCGAAGCCGGCGACGATGCGCAGCAGCGTCGTCTTGCCGCTCCCCGAGGGGCCGAGCAGGGCGAGCACTTCGCCCTTCGGCACGGCGAACGAGATGCCGTCGAGGACCCGTTTGTCGCCGAACTGCTTGCCGATGTCGTCGAGGGTCAGGTCAGTCCCGCGATCCCTGCGATCACTGGCTGGAGCCACCCGGCGCTCTGACTTCATCGCGCGACGGGCGGGGCCTGGAGCTCGGCGCCCTTGCCGCGCACGGTGCGATCCCAGAGCGCCATCCACTCCTGCCCCTTCGCCGCCGCGAGCGCTTCGTCGTAGACCGCCGGCTGCATCGCGGTGAGGACCTCCTGCGCCCAGGTCGGAAGCTTCTCCTGCGGGATGTCGGTGCGCGCCGGAATGCGGAACGCCTTCTCGGCCGCGAGTGCCTGCGCCTCGACCGAGCCGGCGAACTCGAGGAACTCGAGCGCCGCGGCGCGGTGCGGCGCCCCCGCCGCGAGGGCGATCGCATCGTCGATGACCGGCGTGCCGCTCGCGGCGAACCGATAGCCGAACGGCACCCCCTTGG
This region includes:
- a CDS encoding ABC transporter ATP-binding protein is translated as MAPASDRRDRGTDLTLDDIGKQFGDKRVLDGISFAVPKGEVLALLGPSGSGKTTLLRIVAGFETADRGSIRVGAQRIENLSPAKRDFGMVFQHYALFPHLSVGENVAFGLEARRFPKAQVEERVAVALASVDLVGFERRRISEISGGQQQRVALARALAPEPRVLLLDEPLSNLDPTLRERTRRELSATLRRIGITTLLVTHEQEEAFDLGDRVALLQGGRLEQLGTPHELYREPA